The Paenibacillus beijingensis nucleotide sequence GGCGCAATATGCGGCGGCGCTCGGCAGCCGCGGCAAGCGGATGCAGCCGCAGTTCGTGAACGAAATCAAGGATGCGGACGGCAATGTCGTTCAGTCGTTTAAGCCGAAAGTGCTTAACTCGGTGACGTATCCGGATTCGTACTGGAACGAGATTTTCCGCGGCATGTCGAAAGTTTCGGTGCAGGGCTTTGATGGCGCGAACTACTCGTTCCTGCGTAAAACCGGTACGTCCGAGCAAGATGTAGGCGACCGCAAAAAGGTCGAAAACGCCGTATTTATCGCACTGGCCCCGGCGGAGAATCCGGTAATCGCCGTGTCGGTCGTCATTCCCGACGGCGGCTTCGGCGGATACGGCGCCGCTCCTGTCGCGCGGCAAATTATCGACGCTTACGACGATTACATCGGCCTGAACGGAACGCCGCGCAAGGCGGCGAACGCGCCCGCCTCGGGCGGGGCAGCGGGCAACGCTTCGGCAGGCACGGCCCCGGCAGGCACGGCGGCAACCGGTACGGCTAACACTGATACGGCCGCAGCGGCGGGGGCGGCTCGTTAAACTCCGGCAATTGCAAGCAGATGACCCGGCGAATGTTGGATAAGCATCAACGATCGTACTGCCCTTCGAACGCTGCAATCGTTCTGCACCGAAGGGGTAATTTTTGAAATACATGCGATCGTACATCTTTTTTCTTTTTATATCAAGACTTTGTTAAAATTCCTCCAAAACCGAAACTACTTTTTTTGTCAACTCCATCTCACGTTCAGGCCATAAAAGCCTGGAATTCCTGTACGATCAGGTATTCTCTCCAGACATGAGATTTCGATGGATAAAGCCTGCACCGATGCAGGTTTAGCGAAGGACCTCCAATTCACCCCGCTTTGCCGGCGGTGTGAATTGGAGGTCCTTTTGCGTCAATAGAGGATGTTCCGAAATTGACGATACCAGAGGGATAGGGTATCTCGTCTACTTTACCCATCCAAGCGGAATGATTACAATGTTTCTCAAGCAGAATCGACGCACAGTAACTTGGACCTATAACGTTTGCTTAACTTTTACTGCTTCCGGTTCGTCGTATCGGTTAAGAACGTTGCGGATTGGCGTGAACAAAGATCCGAGGAACGCATCCCTGAGGACGTCGCATGGCAATTGATCTTGACGGGGATGGATTGGTTCTGATGCGACCACCTGAAGGGGCAGGGAAGCAGTGAGGAGGAAAGTGAGAAGTAAAGCAGTTGCCAACCTTTTTTGCAGCACGGTCTATCCCTCCTTTGATGGAGTTATTTTACTCCCGACAGACTAAGAATATCCAGTCGCTTGTCAGAACCCCGATGCGGCCATTTTGACTTGTATTAATGAGTTTGCTGGTTACAGCCTTCGTACGTCTTACCGGAAACAGAGCGGAGCGGTCCGTTCTGTTCTATTCTGTTTTTTTCATTTCAGCGTGCCAAAATCGAATCATATAACGCCAAAATAGGTAAGCGTATTCAACTGACGGTGGAGCTATAATGGACATGAGCCGAATGGAACGAAGATCACCCGGCCGATCCTTCGAACGGGCATTTACCGAGTCTTCCGTTTAAAATCCTTGCGAATTGTGATAAAATGGCTCTAACAGTCGCTAGGAGGATACAATGGGAAATTATAAACTGCTCGCACTCGATATGGACGGTACACTGCTCAATGACGAACAAATGATCAGCGAAGAAAACCGCGTTTGGATTCATAAGGCGCTTGATGCCGGCGTGACGGTAAGCTTTTCGACCGGACGAGGCTTCCAAAGCGCGCTTCCTTTCGCCGAAATGCTCGGGCTTGACACGCCGATGATTACGGTCAACGGCAGCGAAATTTGGAGCAAGCCGCACGTGCTTCACCGGCGGACGCTGATGAATCCGGGAGACATGAAGCGGATGCACAAGCTGGCGCTCCAGTACGGAGAGCCGTGGTATTGGGCTTACTCGGTTGAAGGTATTTTCAACAAGGAGAAATGGATCCGGCCGGAGGAAGAGTACGACCATTATCACTGGCTCAAGTTCGGTTTTTATACCGAGAACGATTTCACCCGCAAGGCGCTCCGGGAGGAACTGGAGAGCTGGGGGGCGTTCGAAATTACGAACTCCTCTCCATACAACCTGGAAATGAATCCGCTCGGCGTTTCGAAGGCAACTGCGGTTCGCGAGCTGTGCGGGCTGCTCGGCATCGAGATGTCGCAGGCGATTGCCGTAGGCGACAGCTTGAACGATATCGCGGCAATCCGCGAGGCCGGACTCGGCGTCGCGATGGGCAACGCGCAGGATGCGGTGAAGGAAGCCGCTGATGCCGTGACGCTGACGAACAACGAGCACGGCGTGGCCGAAGTGATCCGCAAATTCATTTTCGAAGAGAATGCTTCTTATGAACGTAACGCTTGAAATCATCGGCTGGGTGCTGGTAGTCGCGCTGTTTGCGGTCGGGATGGCCGGAGCGGTCTATCCGATTTTACCGGGTGCGCTTGCGATTTATGCCGCTTTTTTCGTCTACGGTCTGTTCCTCGGCTTTGGGGAATTCGGCGTTGTGTTCTGGACGCTGCAAACGCTCATTGTCGCCATTCTGTTCATTGCCGATTACGCCGTCGGGGCATGGGGCGTGAAGAAATACGGCGGCTCCAAAGCTTCGGTTTACGGCAGCACCATCGGCATTATTATTGGTCCGTTCGTCATTCCCGGCTTCGGGCTGCTGCTTGGACCGCTGCTGGGAGCCGTTATCGGCGAGCTGATCGCCGGCTCGGATTTCAAGCAATCCGTGAAGGTCGGCTTCGGCGCGGTGGTCGGTTTGTTCACGAGCACCGTCGTCAAAATTATTTTGCAGCTGGTCATGATCATCCTGTTTATCATTTGGATTATTTAATCCTCATTCAATCAGACCATTTAAAAGGAGATCATACACATGATCAAAGTGACGATTTGGAACGAATTTGTGCACGAAAACATTCATGAAAAAGTGAAAGAGGTTTATCCGGACGGCATTCATAACGCGATCGCCAAAGGCATTGCGGACAGCAGCTTCCAGATCCGGACGGCTACGCTCGATCAGCCGGAGCACGGCTTGACGGAAGAAGTGCTTGCCGATACCGATGTGCTGATTTGGTGGGGCCATATGGCGCACGACAAAGTCGACGACGCCATCGTAGAGCGCGTCCAGCAGCGCGTTTGGAACGGCATGGGTCTCGTTGTGCTGCACTCGGCCCATTTTTCGAAAATTTTCAAAAAGCTGATGGGCACCGGCTGTGATCTGAAATGGCGCGAAGCGGGCGAGCGCGAACGGATTTGGGTCGTCAATCCCGCCCATCCGATCGCCGCGGGTCTGCCCGAGCAGTTCAGCCTCGAGGAAGAGGAAATGTACGGCGAGCACTTTGACATTCCGGCACCGGACGAGCTCGTTTTCGTCAGCTGGTTCGAAGGCGGAGAAGTGTTCCGCAGCGGCTGCACGTTCTCGAGAGGACAAGGAAAAATTTTCTACTTCCGTCCGGGCCATGAGACGCATCCGACGTACTACAACGAGAACGTGCTCCATGTTATACGCAACGCCGTAAACTGGGCGGCTCCGTCCAATGCGGCAGCGCCGGTTCGCGGACACCGTCCGGAGCCGCTGGAGACGATCAAGGTGAAGCAGCCTCAATAAGCTGCCGGAAGCTTAATGCGCATAGACGAAACGCCGCATGTACCGTGTGGCGTTTTTTTGTGTTAAACTAGCAAAAGGTTTTGTTGGAACGCGCAATACAGCCCTATTGATGGAAGAAGGATTCGCACTCATGGTCAAAAAAGATTCGCTCATTAAAGGTACGCTTATATTGGCGGCGGCAGCGCTCGTCGCCCGGTTTCTCGGCATTTTTCAGCGGGTACCGCTCGATTATATGGTTGGCGATGACGGTGACGTCTATTTCGCGGTTGCCAATACCGTCTATATGTATCTGCTTATTATCGCGACGGCCGGCATTCCGAGCGCGATCAGCAAAATGGTGTCGGAGCGCTACGCACTCGGCCGTCCAGCCGAAGCGCAGCAGATCTACAGGGCGGCGCTGATCTTCGGCGCGGTAACGGGCATCGTACTGGCGGCGCTGCTTTACGCGCTGGCACCGCTCTATTCCAGCTTCATCGCCAAGACGCCGGGGGCGGATATATCCGTCCGTGCCATCGCGCCGGCGCTGCTGCTGTTTCCGGTCATCGCGATGATGCGCGGTTATTTTCAGGGACGGCAAATGATGGCCGCCGGCGGCATCTCGCAAATTGTGGAGCAGATCATGCGCGTTGTGCTCGGGATCGGCATTGCGCTGATCGTGCTGAACTGGGGTTGGGGGGACCGCTGGATCGCCGCGGCCGCAACGTTCGGCAGCGTGTTCGGCAGTATCGGCGCTTTTGCCGTCATGCTGTGGTACGGCCGCAAGCTGAAAAGAATGGACGCGGCAGAAGCGGCGCTCGCCCGGCGGGACACTTCTTCAGCGGCACCCGACGCCTCAGCTGCAGCGGTCGAGTCGGCAGCGGCCGCAAAAACCGAACAGCGGGTGAAGCTACCGTTCCGTTCCATCTACAAAGAAATTTTCTCTATGTCGCTGCCGGTCGTCGTAACCGCGATGACGGTTCAGTTTCTTTATCTGGTTGATACATCGTTTTTTGTGCGTCTGACGGAATCGTATTATTCTTCGTATGCTGCGGCAAAAGAGGCAATGGGTTATCTTACTTTCAATGCCCAGGCGATTGCCGGAATTCCGCCGATCCTGGCGATTGCGCTCAGCCAGTCCATCATCCCGGTGATCTCCGCTGCCAACTCGGTGCGGAACATGGATGAGGTGCAGCGGCAGGCGTCGCTCGTCATGCGGATCGTCGTCTTCACCGGCGTGCCCGCCGCTCTTATATTAACCGTAGCGGCGTATTCCGTGAACGGCCTGCTGTTCAGCAGTCCGGCGGGGAGCGGGATGGTAGCGGCGCTGACGGCGGGAACGATTTTTCAGATTACGATGATGACCAGCAATTCCATTCTGTTCGGACTCGGAAAGCCGCGGCCGGCGATGATCCACACGTTGCTCGGGTTCGCCGTGAAGATCGCCGCCAGCCTCGCGCTCGCTCCGCTTCTTGGCGGATACGGCCTTGTGCTCGCTTCCACGCTCTGCTTCCTGCTTATTACCGTGCTTAATCTGAGAGTCGTAAGAAGCAGCGTGAAGCTGGCCGTGCTCGGTAAGCGTTGGCCGGCTTATCTGCTCACGATCGTGGTTACCGCCGGAGCCGGCTACGGCGTTGACGTGCTGGTGCGCGGAGCGCTTGAAGGCGCCCTGCCGCCGAAGCTCATTTATTTGCTGGGCTGTATGGCGACGGGGCTTGTCACGCTTGGGCTGTATGCGCTGCTGCTGATCATGCTGCGAGTCGTAACGGAAACCGAAGCGAAATCGTTTCCGGGTCCGCTGCGCAAGCTGCTGCTCCCGCTTGTCCGCAGACTGGGCCGCAGCCGCGCGGCGTCTGTGAAAGCCGATTAATCCGCTTTCGTGCCGGTGCGCGAATCTTGTCAAAGCGGCAGGCTGTACGCTACAATGGGAGTCAACTGGTGATCATTACAAATCGCTGTTGAGCCAGCGCGAAGTCCATTTATATGAGCGCAAGGAATAAGGGGATGATTCAGAATGGAAAAGGTGCAAAGCGAAGAGGCGTTCCGTTCGGCGGTGTCGGACAGCGGCGTAACCGTAGCCGTGTTTAAGACGACCTGGTGCCCGGACTGCCACTTTATCAATCCGTTCATGCCGGATTTGGAAACCAAATACGCTGGCCGTATTAAATTCATCGAGATCGACCGGGACGATCTGCCGGATCTGTGCTCGGAGCTTAATATTCTTGGCATTCCGAGCTTTATCGCGTTCCGCGGCGGCAGCGAAGTGATCCGCTTTGTGAGCAAGCTGCGCAAGACGCGCGAGGAGATCGAACAATTTCTGGACCGCGCCCTGCAAGTAAGCGATGCGATGCCGCAAGCTTGAGAAGCCTTTTTTGAAACCGCACGAACCTTCGTTAAGAAGGGGCGTGCGGTTTTTTCAACATTAGCGCGCCTAGCCAAGCTAGGGACAACTAGCCGGTGAAAGTCCGGTCGAGGTAAGAGCCAAAATTTCGGGGCAGGAAGTCTTCCGCCTCGTTTTTGTTTTCCTTATGGCTGCTCGGTTTTGGGACAATCTTGAGACAGGGGAGTCCTCGAGCAGTGCACGGCGGCGAATGGCGGCGAACGAATGCATGAAACTGGCCTAACGAATCGTAAAACCGTTCGTTCAGGAATAAGGAGACTTCTTGAGCGATAACGAACCCTGCAATCACTATTTCATCACAAAACAACCCAACCGAGTCGATATGAATCCAATAGTGACGCTACGATTCGTTAGAACCTGGAACAGGTTCAAAAGGTACAAATAACGATGGCTCGGTTCGTTAGCCATACGATGATAGGCTTGATGCAAAATGGATGCCGTTTACGGCGTTCATTAGCTTCATGCTTACCATACCGGTCGCGGGAGGGGCCAAGCCCCTTCTTTTACTGCGTTCTTTAGGGCAGAATAGAAAATGGGCAGTTGCAGAATATAGCGGGAATCGTCACATTTTCAACATGGCTTTTGTCATTTTATATCGATATAATGGTTTGTAATGATTTTCGGGAAGGTGTGATTTGTAATGATATCCGGCCGTTATCGCGCGCTTGCATGGGCATCGTGTGTCGGAATGTTTATCGTCCTCATTGCGGGCTCCACGGTGACGACAACCGAATCCCAACTCGGCTGCGGACATGATTTTCCGCTTTGTAACGGGAAGTTCGTACCGGCTCATACGTTTGAATCGCTCGTTGAATATTCGCACCGGTTTATTACCGGTATTGTAGGGCTATTGATCGTGGCTACGTTCATCGCGACGCTTAGGCTGTACCGCAAACATAGGGAAGCGGTCATGTATGCGACGGCTTCGCTGGTGTTAACAATTATTCAAGCTGTTATGGGCGCTCTCGCGGTTGTCTATTCCCAGTCGCCGCCGGTGCTTGCGCTTCATTTCGGCATTTCGTTGCTTGCGGTCGCAAGCACGGCGCTGCTCGTCGTCTGGGTGCGGAGGATGGACAGGGGCTATGCGCAGCGCGCAGGCGAACCTGTGCCTCGCTTCATATACAATTTCGTTTTGTTTATCGCGGTCTACTGTTATGTCGTCGTTTATTTGGGCGCATTTATCCGCCATACCGATTCCGGCGGCGGCTGTCTCGGCTGGCCGCTGTGCAACGGCGAATTCGTCCCGGAAATTAACGGAGCGACAGGAATCGTGTTCCTGCACCGGATTGCGGGACTGCTGCTCTTTATTCTTATAGCGATGTTCTATCTGATCATGAAGCGGGTTCATAGCGGACGGACAAGCATGCGCGCATCCGCCAAGTGGGCGCTTGTGCTCGTCATTGTACAAATTTTGAGCGGCGCGCTGTTGACCGCTACGATCGGCGACGAGAAGAAATTTGTCTTTACCAGCTTGCTGCATAACGTCATCGTGACGGGGTTGTTCTCCGTTATTCTCGATATGGGAATCCAGGCGTGGCGAACACGGGGAGGTCGTCTTGGTTCATGAATCATAATTTAAGGCAATTTGTCGAGCTGCTTCGCAGCGAAGGGGACCTGGCCGTCATCGACGCGCCGGTCGATCCTTATCTGGAACTGGCGGAAATTCATAGACGGGTAATCGAACAGGAAGGACCGGCGCTGCTTTTCACGAACGTGACAGGCAGCTCTTTTCCTGTTCTGACGAACATGTTCGGCACCGCGCGCCGCGTCGATCTCGCTTTTGGACCGAGGCCGGAGGCGCTGATGAAAAATATTGTCGGCGCGGCCGACCGTCTGCTGCCCCCGTCGCTTGGCGCCGTATGGGGCGAGCGCGGCCTGATCAAAGATGTGCTGAAGGTCGGGCTGAAGACGGTAGCCCCTTCGAATGCGCCGGTGCTGGAAGTGTGCCGCAAGGACAAGCCGCTTGCCGGCCTTCCGGTGCTTACAAGCTGGCAGGAGGACGGGGGACCGTTCGTCACGCTGCCCCTCGTCTATACGGAACATCCGGAGCACCGCAAAAAGCATAACCTGGGCATGTACCGGATGCAGGTATTCGACGATTCCACAACCGGCATGCACTGGCAAATCCATAAAGGCGGCGGCTTTCATTATTACGAGGCCGAGAAGCGGAATGAACCGCTGCCGGTGACGGTATTTCTCGGCGGGCCGCCGGCGCTTATCGCGTCGGCGATCGCTCCGGTGCCGGAACATTTGCCGGAGCTGATGATCGCATCGCTCATTCTCGGCGACAAACTGCCGGTCGTTACCGACCCGTACGGACCGCACCGTCTGCCGGCACAAGCGGAGTTCGCCATCAGCGGCAGCGTTCCGCCCCATCTGCGGCGTCCGGAGGGACCGTTCGGCGATCATTTCGGCTATTACTCGCTGACGCACGATTTTCCGGTATTCAATGTGAACCACGTCTGGCACCGGAAGGATGCCATCTATCCGGCGACGATCGTCGGCAAGCCGAGGCAGGAAGACTACTACTTGGGCGAATATTTGCAGCGGCTGCTCGGGCCTGCCTTCCCGATGGTCATGCCGGGGGTGCGCGACCTGTGGGCGTATGCCGAAACGGGCGTTCACGCGCTGGCTGCCGCCATCGTTCGGGAAAGCTATTCCCGCGAAGCGCTCGGAACCGGCTTCCGCATTCTAGGCGAAGGACAGCTGTCGCTCACCAAGGTGCTGATGCTGACCGACCAGCCGCTCGACCTGTCCCGCTTCGACACGCTGCTGGAGACGGTGCTGGAGCGTTTCCGGCCGGAAACCGATCTGTTCGTCTTCGATAAAACGTCGCACGATACGCTCGATTATACGAGCGGCAAGCTGAATCACGGCAGCAAGGCGATTCTGCTCGGCGTAGGAGAGCCGGTCCGGTCGCTGCCGGGAGAATACAGCGAAGGCCCGCTGGCCGATATTAACGATATCGCCGTTTACTGCCGCGGCTGCCTGACCGTATCCGGCGCTTCTTACGCGTCTGATCCGGAGCTGCCGCAGCGTGTGCTCGGAGAGCTTCTGGAGCGAGGCACCGATTGGCCGCTCGTCGTGCTGGTCGACGACGCCAAGCAGACGGCAAGCGCGCAGACGCCGTTTTTATGGACGGTATTTACCCGTTTCAACCCGGCTGACGATATTTACGCCGCAACCGATGTGCAGCGGCATCACTTGGGATACCGGCTGCCGCTTGTCATCGATGCCCGCATGAAGCCGGGCTATCCGGATGAGCTCTTCCCGCGCGAAGATATTGTGCAAAAGGTAGACAGCCGCTGGAAGGAATATTTCCCGGGCTGAATCACGGCACCTTACGAAGTGGTTTTGCTGAGGCAAAACCTTAAGCCTATGCTTACGATGCTGATTTTGACTTATGTCTAACCTTAATGATGCTGGTTTGACTTACCCAAAGCCTTAAGGAGGACGACATGCTTCGATTCCTGTTCGGCGAATCGCCGCATACGCCGCAGGGTGAGCTTGCGGATGCGGTGAAATCGATGACGGCCGCGGCCGCCTATTTCCGCCGGGAAGCGGAGCGGGGCCGCGACATGAACCACAAGCAACGGACATACGAAATATGGACGCTCGGCCTGATCTCGTCGCTCGATGAGCTTGAGCAGAGCCATTATGCCGCACAACGGTTCGGAAGCCGCATCCGGAGCGATACGTATGCCGGATTAACGGATGAAGAGCGGCTTGATTACCGGCGTTACGTCTATTTCGACAAAAATATGTTTATCCGGCTGTTCGCCCTGCTCGATAAGCTTGGTACGCTGCTGAACGATCGGCTGGCGCTTGAAACGGAGCGGGTGAAGCCGTATTTTTCGTATTTCACGGTGCTGCGGCGGATGCGGGAGCGCAGGCTGCACGGGCAGCTTGCGGCAGCTTTGAACGAAGTGAACGACAAATACGAGGATTCGATGACGCGACTGCGCAAACGGCGGAACGTCGAAGTGCACAATATGAACTCTGAGCTGCAGGACGACTTGGCGCAGAGCCGTCTTCATTACGGGACGGAGATGAAGCTGGAAAATTTGCAGCAGCAAATCGACGATTCCGCGGCGGGACTGGCCATGGCTGCGGAAACGCTGCGAATCGCGTTTGACTACCTGAACTCCGCGCGGAGATAGCATTCCTGAATATGGTATACTGGCACCATGCATATGTAGTCGGGGAGGGAGAAGCTTGGAGCTGCAGGGCCGCACCGTACTGATCACGGGAAGTGCAAAGGGATTGGGCCGGCGTACTGCTATGGAGCTTGGCGCCAAAGGCTGCAATGTCGTACTGAACTACAAAACGAGCGAAGCGGAAGCGCTGCGGCTGTGCGCGGAAATATCGGATCTCGGCGTCGGCTGCGCCGCCGTGCAGGCGGATATTTCGCAGCCGGACGACGTCGAGCGGCTCGGCGCGGAAGCGGAGAGGCTGTTCGGCGGCGTTGACATTCTGGTTAACAATGCGGGGCCGTTCATCCGGGAGCGGCGCGTATTCGCCGAGTATGATCGCGAAGATATCGTCGGACTGCTGCACGGCAATCTTCTTGGCGCCATGCTGCTCGATCATCGGCTGCTGCCGGGCATGAGAGAGCGAAGGTGGGGTCGCATCGTGCACTTCGGCTTTGGCCGTGCAATGGAAGGCAGAGCCTGGCCGCACCGCGCCGTATATGCCGCCGCCAAGACGGGTCTTGTATCGTTTACCAAGACACTGGCCGTCGAGGAAGCGGAATACGGCATTACCGTCAATATGGTCTGTCCGGGAGATATCCGCGGCGAGAATAAAGAGAAGTCGATTTCCGAAGTGATCGGCGTACCTGACGACGAATCGCCGCGCGGAAGGCCGGGTACGGGCGAGGATGTTGCCAGGGTCATCACCTTTTTGTGCCTGCCGCAGTCCGATTTTTTAACCGGTAACATCATTGACGTAACCGGAGGGCTCGACCCGATCCGGCCGTCCATCAAACGGTAGCCGTTCAGGTATTGGCTAAAAAAACGTAACCCGAATAACGACGGAGCGGAACAAAAAAGAGTCTTTCCGGCGGTTTAACGAACCCGCATCGGAAAGACTCTTTTAATTCGTATCGTTGCTTTTGTGAAGCGCTCATATTAGAATACTTGAACAACCTCTTGCACGCCTTCCACTTCTTCAAGCAAAGCGCGCTCGATGCCGGCTTTCAGCGTAATGGTGGAACTAGGGCAGCTGCCGCATGCGCCCATCAGACGCAATTTAACGATGCCGTCCTCCACGTCAACCAGTTCAACGTCACCGCCGTCGCGCTGCAGAAACGGGCGGAGTTTGTCCAGAACGTCGAGCACTTCATCATACATCGTGCTTTGTGCATTCTCGCTCATTGCAATTCACTCCTTTCTCCCCTATTATAATACAAAGCCATTCAAATGAAAATGGACTCCTTAAACCGGCACGCCCGGTATTTTTGTATAAGCAGGTGAACATCATGCTGAAACCAATGATTGAATTTTGCGCCAGCAACATGCATCATGGCACCCGAAGGCTCCTCGAGAAGCTCGAAGAGAATCCCGAACTGGATGTCATCGAGTACGGCTGTCTGGGCAACTGCGGCGAATGCTACCTGGCGCCGTTTGCGCTTGTGAACGGAGAGATTGTCTCCGCTGAAGATGTGGAACAGCTTGAAGAGCGGATCCGGGACGTGCTGAAGGACCAGCAGGCGGACCGGGAAGCGCTGGACAAGCTGATCGACGATCTGTAAGCGCGAACCGGCCGCCGGCCGGCTTGTCCGCTATCCGAAGTGACGCTTGGATTTCCAGAGCACGCCGCTCTTAAGCAGACGGGGCACACGTCCGACGAGCGACGTTTTGCCCATCAAACCGAACCCGGCTTTTTTGCCGAGGGAGCCGAGTACGCCCTTGAGCCTGATCGGGGACATCTTCGGCTCTTTGCCTTTCCAAAGCGCCTGCATCACTTCCGCGACCTGCTTGCCCATTGCGCCCGCGAGCTGCCCGCTTGGGGAATAAGGGACGGATGCGCAGTCGCCGATGACAAACACGTTCGTATGCTCCGGAAGCTGATAAAAATCATTGACCACTAGCCGGCCCTGCTTATCTTTCGGCAAGTTTAAACGCTGCACAATCTCAACCGGCTGAATGCCGGCCGTCCATACCGTGACGTCGGTCAGAATCGTCTCGCCCGACTTGCAGTCGTGAAGCGCTCCTTGCTCAACACGGTCTAACGAAACGTTTCCGCGCATTTCCACATGATGCTCGACAAACCAGGAGCTCACATAACGTTTCAGCGTGCCCGGGAATGCAGACAGTACGCTGCTTCCCCGGTCGATAATCCGGATGTTCAAATCCGGCCGGCTTTCCCGCAGCTCTGCAGCCACCTCGACGCCGCTCAGTCCGCCCCCGATAATCGACACTTGTCCGTAAGGCTTCGTATCGTTGATCAGCTGGTACGTTTTGCGTGTCGAGGAAAAGCTTTGGATACTGGAAGAGTATTGCTGCGCGCCTTCGATGCCGTGGTAGTTGTCCGTACAGCCGAGCGCAATGACGAGCCAGTCGTAAGAAAGAGGATCTTGGCCTGCCAGATAAACCAGCTTGTTCGCCGGATCGATTTCCGTCACTTCACCGTACGTGAGCAGCAGCCGCGGGTCGGAAGGAAACAATACCCGCAGTTCATGATCCGAAGCGGTTCCCGCCGCAAGCGCGTAATATTCTGTCTTGAGGCCTTGAAACGGCATCCGGTCAATCATAACAAGGCTAACATCGCTGGGGACATCCCCGTCGAGCAGCTCCTGCGCTAAAGCCAAACCGCCGTATCCGCCGCCCAGAATGACAAAACGTTTCATCGTATCCACAACCTTATCTTCTCGAATCTTTTCCTAATGTTTCCAACGCATTTCATCCATATCATATAAGGGTTGTTAACCTAATATGCGCCTCGCTGAAGCGGCTTACTCATACACTTTGATTTCGTTGTAAAAGGTGTCCCGTTCCACCGGAATGCGGCCTGCCCCTTTAATGAGCCAGACCAAATCTTCACGCGACAGCCCTGCCGGCGTCAGCGCGCCGGCCGAATGGCTGATCCGCTCGCGCACAAGCGTCCCATGCGCATCGGAGGCGCCCATCGTCAGGGATACCTGCGTCAGCTGCGGGCCGATGTTGATGAAATACGCTTTGATGTGCTGGAAATTATCGAGCATGAGACGCCCGATCGCAATCGTCTTCAAGTCCTCGTATGCCGAATTGCGGCGACGGATGCCCGCTTTAGGACTGGACGGCTGCATCGACAGCGGAATAAAGACCATGAAGCCGTTCGTTTCATCCTGCAGCTCGCGCAGCTGCGCCATATGGTCGATGCGCTGCTCGTACGTTTCCACCGAGCCGTACAGCATCGTCGTATGCGTGCGCAGGCCGAGTTCGTGCGCGGCGCGGTGAACGGCGAGGTATTGGCTTACGTTCGCTTTTTCCACGCGCATCTTCTGACGGTACTGATCGGACAAAATTTCCGCTCCGCCGCCCGTAAGCGACTCGAGCCCCGCTTTCATAAGCTCCTGCAGCACTTCCTTGTAGCTGAGACCGCTGATGCGGGAGAAGAAATCAATTTCTGCCGCCGTATAAGCTTTCAGCGTGACATGCGGGTATTTTTCCTTGAGCGCTTTAAGCGAATCTACATAGTATTGAAACGGAACATGGGGGTTATGCCCGCCGACGATATGGAATTCCCGGACGCCGGGGTGAATATGCTGCTCGATATACTCGA carries:
- a CDS encoding Cof-type HAD-IIB family hydrolase; amino-acid sequence: MGNYKLLALDMDGTLLNDEQMISEENRVWIHKALDAGVTVSFSTGRGFQSALPFAEMLGLDTPMITVNGSEIWSKPHVLHRRTLMNPGDMKRMHKLALQYGEPWYWAYSVEGIFNKEKWIRPEEEYDHYHWLKFGFYTENDFTRKALREELESWGAFEITNSSPYNLEMNPLGVSKATAVRELCGLLGIEMSQAIAVGDSLNDIAAIREAGLGVAMGNAQDAVKEAADAVTLTNNEHGVAEVIRKFIFEENASYERNA
- a CDS encoding DUF456 domain-containing protein, which translates into the protein MNVTLEIIGWVLVVALFAVGMAGAVYPILPGALAIYAAFFVYGLFLGFGEFGVVFWTLQTLIVAILFIADYAVGAWGVKKYGGSKASVYGSTIGIIIGPFVIPGFGLLLGPLLGAVIGELIAGSDFKQSVKVGFGAVVGLFTSTVVKIILQLVMIILFIIWII
- a CDS encoding ThuA domain-containing protein codes for the protein MIKVTIWNEFVHENIHEKVKEVYPDGIHNAIAKGIADSSFQIRTATLDQPEHGLTEEVLADTDVLIWWGHMAHDKVDDAIVERVQQRVWNGMGLVVLHSAHFSKIFKKLMGTGCDLKWREAGERERIWVVNPAHPIAAGLPEQFSLEEEEMYGEHFDIPAPDELVFVSWFEGGEVFRSGCTFSRGQGKIFYFRPGHETHPTYYNENVLHVIRNAVNWAAPSNAAAPVRGHRPEPLETIKVKQPQ
- a CDS encoding putative polysaccharide biosynthesis protein, which encodes MVKKDSLIKGTLILAAAALVARFLGIFQRVPLDYMVGDDGDVYFAVANTVYMYLLIIATAGIPSAISKMVSERYALGRPAEAQQIYRAALIFGAVTGIVLAALLYALAPLYSSFIAKTPGADISVRAIAPALLLFPVIAMMRGYFQGRQMMAAGGISQIVEQIMRVVLGIGIALIVLNWGWGDRWIAAAATFGSVFGSIGAFAVMLWYGRKLKRMDAAEAALARRDTSSAAPDASAAAVESAAAAKTEQRVKLPFRSIYKEIFSMSLPVVVTAMTVQFLYLVDTSFFVRLTESYYSSYAAAKEAMGYLTFNAQAIAGIPPILAIALSQSIIPVISAANSVRNMDEVQRQASLVMRIVVFTGVPAALILTVAAYSVNGLLFSSPAGSGMVAALTAGTIFQITMMTSNSILFGLGKPRPAMIHTLLGFAVKIAASLALAPLLGGYGLVLASTLCFLLITVLNLRVVRSSVKLAVLGKRWPAYLLTIVVTAGAGYGVDVLVRGALEGALPPKLIYLLGCMATGLVTLGLYALLLIMLRVVTETEAKSFPGPLRKLLLPLVRRLGRSRAASVKAD
- a CDS encoding thioredoxin family protein; translated protein: MEKVQSEEAFRSAVSDSGVTVAVFKTTWCPDCHFINPFMPDLETKYAGRIKFIEIDRDDLPDLCSELNILGIPSFIAFRGGSEVIRFVSKLRKTREEIEQFLDRALQVSDAMPQA
- a CDS encoding COX15/CtaA family protein, translating into MISGRYRALAWASCVGMFIVLIAGSTVTTTESQLGCGHDFPLCNGKFVPAHTFESLVEYSHRFITGIVGLLIVATFIATLRLYRKHREAVMYATASLVLTIIQAVMGALAVVYSQSPPVLALHFGISLLAVASTALLVVWVRRMDRGYAQRAGEPVPRFIYNFVLFIAVYCYVVVYLGAFIRHTDSGGGCLGWPLCNGEFVPEINGATGIVFLHRIAGLLLFILIAMFYLIMKRVHSGRTSMRASAKWALVLVIVQILSGALLTATIGDEKKFVFTSLLHNVIVTGLFSVILDMGIQAWRTRGGRLGS